GATGGCTTTAGGGAACCATAAAggattacaatatataattgtGTGATTTGCATATATTTAGCACTAAATGATTTTGGTAGAATATAATCCTCTAATAGACCAAGCACGTGCCTTGCACGTGCTACCAACACTAGTGACATTATAAAGACGAATCATACTTGGGGGAAAATGGcctttaccattatttttttaatatccagcacaatgttttatgttttaaaactATTAAGCATCATATCTCTGTTTTAaatcttgattttaaaaaaactaagttACAGGTGGAACTCGACATATGTCACTTAAACATATACATATAACTCAATTTTGAAGATATTGAGTTTTACACCaaactcaattttgttaaaatcgaatttcaaaaacatgaacatcctactaaataaattcaaaacaaaaaatgctaaatattttttaaaaaaataagagcaAAAGCACATTTTCCTCGTACTTGTGTGATAATTCTACAAGGCTTTTCATTAGACATGTGGAGTGCAATTCCGAATAAGAAATCCATTGCATAagtatgaaagaaaaagagcaaTTTCTGGGTATAGGATCCATCCAATTCTTAACAAATGACATATTTACATGCTTCGGGGTTCAGTGTaccaagaagagagagagagagagagagaacatacCAAgtgacaaaagcaaagaactgtGAACTGGAAGTCTCTGGTTTGATACTCTTGAAATCTTAGCAGCGAGCGAGTGAGCTACGTAGATAATAGAACGGTTCTTATTAGTTCACTTCAATGTTCAAATCGTAGGAGCACACAAAGGGAAGTTAGATGCTCAGCTTAACcaagttaccaaaaaaaaaagtaaagaaagaagaagtatCTCGTGGCTAAAAATAACACTTGCAGATacattcagatttttttttttttaaatttgtatccaatttttgaaaacaaaagcaaatttgttccctttggttttttttttaagtttctctccaaactatcCTTCAAACtcttcctatattttttttatttgtcaattttaaaaatctaatcgttAAATTGCATATAGTTATTATATCTTCTATGCTtacaatattttaagaaaatagaaaaacaacaaaacacacCAACACGCCCCACGAGCCACCACCGAACCCAACCGACCACCACTGCTTCATAACCACCAACCCACCCCACAACCCACTccaacaaccccccccccccccatgacccaccactagACCCAACTGACCTCCACTTCACAaccaccaaccaccaccactgaTCTTTATTTCACAAGGGAAAATGAAGAAAGATAGGGAGTGAGAgtttcaaaagagagagagattgatagTTATCCACGAACCCACCGATCTGAGAGAGAGACCCACCAAGAGAGAGACACCAAttagagttagagagagagacccATTGATTTGTAAGAAGATTGACACTGATCTGAGAGATAGAGAGTTTGAGATGAGAGACtgggaagaagaaagaagtaagaatagagagagagatcgggaagaagaaagaagtaagaagaaaagagagagatagatcgggaagaagaagagaaagaagaccTCTCCCAATACACTACTACACCTGCTTACCTCCTTCACCTATAGATATCAATCTTCCACGGCACAAAGGCAAAGACAGATCGATAGATGCCTGAATACGTATGAAGTGACCACCATCAAATATTTTTGGATTAGTCGACCTTAAGACCTCCCCCAATACACTACCAATTTTCTTCGTTGCCTCAATTGTCATATATTTAATCGGAATTCCATGAATCTAAACCCTTTGTCCtctcaaattttatatcttgTAGCGGGGAATCGTTCTCATATCAACTCATTACCACCAGGTGTTTGTCAAAACTCCATGGTTTGCCTTCTAAAATTCTATCCACATCCTCCCTGTTTTCAAAGGTGAAAAGAATTTAGTGGTCTCCAAAACTCTAAATCTTGAAACCATTTATGGCTCTCCATAGCGGGGTAAAAGAATTAGCTATAACCTCCATGTTAATGGCTTGCTTAGTAAGAAAGTTTGCCGCAATGGAGAAATTCTCAATTCTATCATCATCAAGTAAGCAATAACCCAGCCCCTCTCTATCTGAAAGAGTAAGCCGATTCCATGATTAAGCTAAATCATCCATCCTCACACTCGCTCAAAACTGTTTCCCAAACCCCCGAAAAATAACCCAACAAACCTAGAAATAACAATGTTATTCCCAGGATACTAAAGCACATTCGTAGAAGGGACACACTAATTCTACTGTGTAaaagaaattagagagaaaacccaCTTCTAAACACAGAGAAACAATTATGGtatttacttttgctttttAGTATCATTTGCACTGTCATTTCAACTAATATATAATTCTTTGATTTCATATGATAGTTCCATAAGACTAATATTATAATCTtccatcaaaagaaaaagtatttttaatcTACACAGTTCCATAACCATACGCACCTTTTCTTATTATTCAATAGTTACATTAATTAGAATGAGTAATTacttttcataattttctactaatctcactttttctttttttaaatttcttcttctttatctctTTATCAAGTCACTTtccttacataattttttactaatctcactttttcttttttaaaatttcttatacTTTATCTCTTTATCAAGTCTCTTTCCACAGGTCCTTTGATCTTCgcagatttttttaaataatgctagagatacaaactattttacaaactactgatgtgatgagtgattattggtaaatgaaaaaatgatattaatagtggacctagatgaaaaccaaCAAGAGGTtggccacatcaacattttgtaaaaatgttgtaaaatagtttatggcTATAGcattacttgatttttttttctcacttcatCACCATCTTGCTTTTCAAAGAGGTATGTTTCCTTCGACACTATTGAAGTTATTATTTGTACGTTTAGCacttttcttttcataatttttttcccaaaaattaggttttttaaCCTCTTCTTCTCTATCTCTTTATCAAATCCTTTGATTTCCTCAAATTTTATCTTACTTCATTGCTACCTCCCCTCTAATATTGTGGAAATCATTACTTCATAGACGAGTAAGGTGAGAAGCATCAATTAGATGGAGGAACAAATTAGATATTGGAGGAATTAATTTTGGTTGTATAAGTACGACATATGTGTAATGAAAAATTGTATGAGTATTTCAATTTGTATAAACGGATTAATTTTGGTTGTAAAATGTCGGTGGCGGCTCTAGAAATCTTTTTTAAGGTGGTCATTAAGAGCATTCAAACTAGTTCGTATAAAATGGCATAAAGGAAAATTTTGCACAACTAGCTACAAAAATCATCTatttctcagcaaaaaaaaaattacaaaaatcatcTACATCAACTTATATATTACTATGCAAAATGCATTTGGAGTTACAATAACTATGCAAATATGCACAAATATTGTTCTTATACAAATCTAtcttttaatactttaattCTTTACTCATATGGAGAGAGATATAATTTGAGAGAGtagtaaaaaattgataaaaaaaaaaacaatactttaataaaatgtagtgcaaaatagataatttgatgtggatttctttaaaaaaatgggACTTGATTTAAATAGAACATTTAGCCTTTGAAAATGTTATGGTAACtctgtttatcaaaaaaattgacaccCCTTGTATGGGGAACTTGTCTAGACTCTAGAGATAAGCGATAACTCACTTTCTCAACTCTCAACAAACCCTAGAAATTAATACAGTCAGTCGTAAGTTTAAGAAAAATctatttacttttgtttattaGTATCATTTGCACCATCGTTTCAACTAAtgtataattctttgatttcATTTAATAGTTCCATAAGACTAATCTTTTAATCTtccatcaaaagaaaaagtcttTTTAATCTATACAGTTTCATAACCATAAGCACCTATTCTTAATTAGAATGagtaattcaatagttacattAATTAGAATGAGTAATtacttttcataattttttactaatctcactttttctttttttaaatttcttctaCTTTATCTCTTTATCAAGTCTTTGTCTTTCCATAGTTCCTTTGATCTTCACagatttttttgaataatgctagagatataaactattttacaaaaatttttacaaactgttgatgtagtgagtaattattagtaaataaaaaaagtgatattaatggtagaCCTAgataaaaaccattaaaaagtTGACCACattaacattttgtaaaaatgttgtaaaatagtttgtgactatAGCATtattcgattttttttttctcacttcatCACCATCTTGCTTTTCAAAGAGGAATGTTTCCTTCGACACTattgaatttattatttgtaGGTTGAACACTTttcttttcacaatttttttccctaaaattaggtctttttaatctcttcttctttatctATTTATCAAATCCTTTAATTTCCTCAAATTTTATCTTACTTCATTGCTACCTCCCCTCTACTATTGTGGAAATCATCACTTCATGGACAAGTAAGGTGAGAAGCATCAATTAGATGGAGTAACAAATCAGATATTGGAGGAATTAATTTTGGTTGTATAATGTACGACATATGTGTAATTAAGAATTGTATGAGTATTTCAATTTGTATAAACAGATTAATTTTGGTTGTAAAATGTCAATGGCGACTCTAGGAATCTTTTTTAGGATGGTCATTAAGAGCATTCATACTAGTTCGTATAAAATGGCATAAGGGAAAATTTTGCACAACCAGCTACAAAAATCATCtatttctcaaccaaaaaaaaaaaaaaactacaaaaatcatCCCATCAACTTATGTATTATTATGTAAAATACATTTGTAGTTACAGACTATGCAAATATGCACTGATACTGTTCTTATACAAATCTGTTTTATAATACTTTAATTCTTTACTCATATGGAGAGAGATATAATTTGAGAGAGtagtaaaaaattgataaataaataatactttaataaaatgtaatgtaaactagataatttgatgtgaatttctttataaaaatggCTATgtaattttaaagtaaaaaaattatgctaaaatagattataaaaaaaaatttacaatactCTTTCTCCCTCGCTCGCTCTGGCAGAAATAATTACTAGTCTTTTAGGGATCATCTCTGCAAATTTGCCGCTATGAAGGTCAAAACAATTTCACGCTCCACAGATGAATTCACTCGATCAAGAACGAACCAAAGATATTCAGGTCACAACCAACAGATTCTCTTTCAACCCATGCCTTCCCCCAAGAAAAGGCAATGGAGTATGTGCGtgctattaattaaattagacgATTAAGGTGATTACAAAAAATTCCATGTGTCTACTGGTTGCGCTAGCTATTAAATTAGACAATTAAggtgattttgatttttctaaCTAGAAGTTTCTTGCCTACGTACACAGGTTTTTGCGTGTCTAGTTCAGCCATGATGGAAGTTACACCAACCTTTAACCTTAGACTTTGGAATTGACatcattaaatttatattttgatattataatgCCTCCCTGAGGCTGAGGTCGTATTTTGAGGTATGAAAGAAAACACTTTAGCTTTAAGATAGGCCTTTAGTGTTTTTTTGAAGGGTAGAGATGGTAATTAGATTAATTCTCCCTCCTAATACAATAATACTAGAAACAATAATTGAGATGAGTTTTCATGATTGCATAAAGATGCTACTCGATTGTTTGGAGTTACCCACTTTTCTAATTTATCTACACTTGGCTTGGTTGCCAATATGAAGCATTCACATGTTGCTCCCACCAAAAACATAAGGGCTGCATCTACATGTTTGGCCTAGAAAGGTACTTATGGCACATTAGAGAGTGTCCCGGCTTGTTATTACCTcgtttttctttatattttttgtagtAGGAGAGTGTATCAAACCCACTAAACCCGAATAAACCAACCTAACTTGACACCTTAAGTTGGTTTTCGTGGTTTGTGAGCTgggttagaattttattttgagccTTGAGtcaggttgggtttgggttgataGTTTTTTCGACCCGTCTAACCTAGCTTGGCCCATcatgtatataaatttatgcTATTAcccttatttaattttttagtttgattgatTTTGGCATTTTGAGAATTAATTTGGATGAACTTAggaattttgaatataatttggACATGTTATatgaattataataatttataccTCCAACCtaacccatgcacacccctaagtTCACTTATTAATTTTGTGTGAAGATGCATTGCAAGCTACTTGGTTGGAATATGGTTTGAATTGGTGACAGGAGAATATACTTAAAAAGGAACAATCAATTGTAAGTAGCTGATGTTGGATGATATGATTATGCTGCAGGCATAGGCACCTCCCGTTAGCATTGTATAAAAGCTATAGCTCTCGGGCACACCATGACTGAAGCGGCAAGGAAGAAAGAAGCGAGAAGGAAAGCTCACAGAGCTCCGGGAAGCATATCAATGTAACCATTACGTAAAAGAAGAATTGTCCAAAGAATCTgggtgaaatatttttttttgtaaagcaGCAGATGCAATTTGGTTTTATATGCATGTTTTGATGAAtccaataattttattttatttgttggtaCCAGAAATAGTTCAATTTCTAATAATCAACTCATTTTATCCGTGAGTTACATTAAATTTATCTAATGACTAGTTGACAAAAAACAAGATTCTTGTGAGTCTTGCTAAAACTATACATTGATTAAAATCGGACTTTGCATTGAGTTTTCAttgatatcaatttttattggGTCAATGAATGAAGATATGAATTGGGGTCATTTGCTTCATTGCAACTAGATTAGAATAAATCTAAAGCGTCTCCTTCACCCAGTTCAACTCAGCAACCAATTGAAACGCAAATCTCGTCTAGCCCAATAGGTCTTCCATGGATCCAAAGTAAACTCAGTACCATTTTCCAGCCCACTCTATTTGTGAGGCTCAACCAAAAACGCAGTTTTACTAAAGCCTTAGCCTAGCAAACTTTATGACTCATCCctaatttaattttatgataTCCCCATTaccttaaaaatgataaaaatgccACAAAATCACTAGGTTACCTTCTTAAAAACCTTCAATGCCGGGAAACCCAAATACCCCTTAAGTGAGTTGAGGTGAGGTGAGGTGAGAGAAAACCAAAGCCACACGGACTCCTACATCGCCTATGTAGGAGATCCTATACCTTATATGAAAGCTCGAAATTCTAATTAGTATTAAGCAATATAAAATCTTGATGGAGAACTTAAAATAGACAATAATATGCCAATGATaagttttggggggggggggggtgcatGGCAAAATGTTATCAGAGTAAACTCATATGCCACAAGGTGGTGGGTAGGTCCCACACTGAGGCCGCATAGTATTTTAAAGAACTGGATTGTGGGGACCCAAAAGTACAAAAGATCTCTTAATTGGGCTAAAGTAAGGGAGAAACAAATCTTGACTAAATCCCACATCACCTAGGTAAGGGAAGGTCTTGAGCCTTATATGGAAGCCTTATACTGTCAATCACCTTGGTAAACTTTACTACTAGTAGCAAATGACAAAAATATGTACATGCATGTTTTTAACAAgagtttcaaaaatataatatcatcCCAAACATACCAcaaattctaaattctaaaaaaaattccctccATTAGACTAAATCAAAAATACTGTCAACAACCTAGCTCAATCATTTCAAATCTAATCATTCCATCTTAATCTCAACATTCTCATTTAAAGAACAATTAGTCCTATAGATCTAATACACCACTCTTAATGCCAAGTAAATCTCATGTTCACAAAAGTAATCCAACAGCAAACCAATATTCAAACAtctcaaattaattttaatttcatccAACGAGAAACATGTATGAATCTTAGGCTGTTGCTCACAGGCACACCATGACTAAAGCAACAAGGAAGAAAGAAGCGAGAAGGAAAGCTCACAGTACCCCTGGAAGCATTTCGACACAACCATTCATTATGATAAAAAGTAGAATCATCAAAGAATCTGAGCGAAATATTTATAGAGCAGGTGTACATTGTGTGCCTGTGCATATCTCAAATTGGATTTGGCTCGATGAATGAAAAAGTAGGTTTGAATTTGTGATCAGAAACAGGACTGCACAATATTGCTCATTCCTCTTCAGATAACCAATTAGGTTAACTTGAGATACTTAAGCTGCAACAATGAACTATTTAATTACCCTTTGCAAGTAAGAACTCTTAGACCAATCATCTCTCACCAACTCTGGGAATTGTGGGTGTGCCACCCACAATGGTTGGAATCTAAAGGGTCTGGAGTCTCTGGACAAACGGAGAGATTGAGAGCCTTTGAACTCCATATGCGATAATTATTTGATCTCATTTTATTACTATGGATAACTGATAGAAACAAGTtggacaaaaacaaaattcttagGAACCAAGGCAaacaagatttatgaaaaaaaaaaaaaaaaaaaaaaaaaaaaaaaaaaaaaaagaagaagaagaagaagaagaagaagaagataagtttTCAACCAATGGAGGGGGATTCAAATGGATTAATAGGTAAAATGATAAACACTGTAACCAACTAGTAATATCTTCCacttcaaagaacaaaagaTTTGAAAACTGTGATAACCGTTTATATATCATCTTAGACGGCAGGAAAGCTATGATGTCATTCATAAGGCAGGCAATTGAACTGATGTGAGTAAATACTTTAGATTCTTGTTCATTTGTTACCGCATGTTGAAGCTATCTTTGTGTAACTGTCTAACTGAGCGATTTGTAATAGGATCCAACACCAAAAATGAATTATATGCTTCAAAAATTGAGGACCATAGGAAAGGGCAAGTCAAATCAACTTTCATCTTCACTGTCTGAAAGCAAGCAATCTTGTATCTGCTCCCTGAAAACAACACATAAAATAGATTAAACCTGGTACAGAATGCTTGACACTTTGTGTGTAGAAGATTTAGAGTTACAATGTACCCATAAATTTAGGGCACTCATGCTACTATTTTACACTCAGAATCGGACCAGGCCCACTTATAACAAAGTGCAGACAAGTAATCCCAAACAATTTCCCATATTGCTGTGGGATGAGAAAGACATAACTGAAGTACCAAAATACTTGTAGTGCAGAAGACAAAATGTGGCAAATATCTACCATGTGATCCCAGAACCAAGTGCAGACAAGTGATCCCCATTATGTAGCAGATCAACATTTAGATAATTAGATTGCCTCCATTCAAAAATGCAATCTCCGTAAATCATTATATAATGATTATGACAAATCCTAATTTACAATTTCCCTTCCACATCTTCAAGTTTGCATTCAAAAAGGATGATACAATAAGCTCCAACATATTAtcttcttccctttctttttgcaggtacAAAATCTGCTCCACGTCATCTAGCATCCaacattattcttttatttgcCAATTGACACCTATGTATCTATCTATCTGTCTAtttacacacatacatatatcaGCTATACTATTATGCCCAATGTGAGATCAATGTGTTTATAAAAGTTCCAACCATGTGTAATCCCCAAATAAATCTAAGAGTTAGTGCTAATAGTAAATGAAAACTCTCACCTAAGCAAACTAAGATTATCATAGCTACTACGCTTTGCTCGGGCAACCAATGGCTGGGGTAAAAGCGAATAGAAGTGATCTATTGATGAGGGATCCTTTGGAAGTATCTGAAAGCGGCAACTTGAACAGCAGGCAGCACCAAAACTATCAGAATTTGTTTGGCAACTCCCAAGATTGCTCAATCTTTGCATGTCAGATTTGTTAAGTGGGCTATTGCAGATAGGACAGAATGACTCTGAGGATATTGACTCATTAGGCTTTAGATTATATCTCTTTTGACGCCTTCGGGTTGCCAAAGGGATGATAGAGTCATTGCTCTCCGGAATCCTGTTGAAATGAAATGGAGTAAGTTTTCCAGCTGTTCTGACAATTGTGCACTCTCGGGATGGATTTTCTTCCTGGACAAAAAAGATTCATAGAAAATTTGCTGATCAAGGTtctatttggaaaaaaaaaatgtagaaagcTGGAGTGAATATTTCTAACAAGCTCTAAAAGGCAATCTCttttaaggtgtaaaatttatatacaagTAGCTTCAGTAAGTTAATCTATTCTGATCTCTAAAACCAACATTTCAATAACTACTTTTACAATCTCATCTACAGATGCATTGGAACAAATCATATACTCTTTTTATTGGTCCAAAGGCAATATTGGACTTTACAGTGCGGTAGCCTTTCCAGATCCATAAATCCTCTCAGCAGTGATGAACACCGCAACAAACATACTTTTCAACCAGTCAAAAGAAGTTAATCTTCCAATGAGTTTCCCCTAAAGacactctaaaaaatatttgagaccaccataaaagaaatagaagatATGCAATCCCATGTGTCTACCTGCAATATCCTTACAAATGACGACACCAAGCCATTAATGCCAGAGCAAGGACCTTTAAGCAACTCCACTGTCTTTAAACTGTCCTGTCAAGATGAGATGAGAATCATCATCAATTAGTAAAAGACCAGGTTTATTCATAGTCCTATTTGATGTACGTGGGCGCatgtattaaataaaaaaataggtgcaaaagaaaaaaatatgactCGGTTATAACAGAGTTTTATTAATAGTCATGtaaacaaaagtttttttttttttttgataatctaagAGTTGGAGGTGGGGGAATTTGAACCCTGATGTCTTCGTTGGAAGCACTGGGAGGTGCTAGTTGATTTACAAGGCTCTTTACATATAATAGAACAAAAGATTATAAGATGAATGGACAAAGGCCTGAATTACAAACCCATCAAGGTGGCAAAGCATGTTCAGTTCTTGCACAAGACAGTCACGGAGTGGAAGCACTATTGGTATCTCCCACCTtgaatcaacatattgtatatcTGCTGGCAAAGAATATCCTTGGCCCTGTTAAGAGGGGTAAAAAGCAACCACAAATTTATAACAGCACAAGGTGCCAACCAACATTGACCAGTATTTCTCAATGAGCTGAAATTTTAATTGGTGCTTACTAAAaattcagcctttttttttcatgcaataTTTGATGCGAAAAGAAAGCTGATTAAGAGAAAAtggattaaattaaatataatgatGCAGCATTCCTGATAAAGGTCAGACAGATTGATAAGCAAGTTGAAAAGTTGTCAAACGATGCATTATATTGTTTTCCAGGAAAGTAGGTATCGTATATACATCACTTCTTAAGGTGAGTTTTTCTTTGCTAAATGTTTAATTGAAGTTGATTGACAGGGTGTTGGTCACCACAACAACTTTAGACAATACGAAATTCTGGAAATAATTTCAATGGGATATTAGGAATCCATGTCTGAGAGAAACATAAAATTGCATCTCACAAATGGACATGACACTAAATTGCAGTAGTAATATACCCACTGTATGAAAAGAATGCATGTTCCCAAGTTAAACAGGTGGTCAATTGGCCTCCATATGTGATTATGAGTTTATGACACATTGAAGAGTATATAAAAGCAAACCTTTACTGTGGCTGAAATCACATGGCAAGCAATCCTCGATGTGCACAATCCTAGTACAATCTTGTTGTATCCACTTTCAGAGGCAACctgcaaaacaaacaaaaaattatgcaattagtcaatttttcttacctttcttgtatgctttatatatatatatatatatatatatatatttttttttttttttttttttgagaaatgctttatattgaaattgaaatgtctataatgaactttttttttataagtatctaGAACAAACCTTTTGCAAGGACGACATCCGTAAATGTAGCAAAAGATCTTCTTTTCCAGTGGTATCACTAACAGCATCTAGCAAATTCTTCAATCTGTTCGTCCCATCACCAGAATAGATGTTTTCGATGGGAACCACATGCAACTGTTTTATTGGCGGGGCTAGATTGGATACAATCAATCTGATGTCTTGAATTGCTCTGTCGATATCGTTAGAAGGAAGTGGAGAAATGGTTGTTTCATCAATAAAAGCAACTCCAACACGAAACACTGGTAACGACCTATCTCTACTTGCGTCAAAGTTCTTCAGGGACTTGTGTTGCAACTCATGTACAAACTGTAAAGCCACcctgaaataaaataaaataaaataaaaacatatttacaTAAGGTTGCATTTGGATTtgaagatttattcattttttatttttaatttttttaaatcaagggATTTGAATGTTTGCTGCTTGGTATGAATTAGATTTTGCTCCAACAAAAACACTTAACATGCATGTTATGGATCTGAAATAACACCAATACACCTAATCATTTGTAATCCACATATTAATAAAGCTTAAATATACCCAATGAATTTTATCAATAGAGAAAATTTACCCTTTTTTCAACTTTATTGGAAGTTATtgaaaccaaaaactaaaatc
This genomic stretch from Castanea sativa cultivar Marrone di Chiusa Pesio chromosome 9, ASM4071231v1 harbors:
- the LOC142611021 gene encoding cytoplasmic tRNA 2-thiolation protein 2-like, whose protein sequence is MACNPSNCQSNCYGNEEKAEVVVGEEYVSANQNQNLCIKCKTKEPIGGDEGRMFCMECFRSNLYGKFRLAVTSHAMITPTDNVLVAFSGGPSSRVALQFVHELQHKSLKNFDASRDRSLPVFRVGVAFIDETTISPLPSNDIDRAIQDIRLIVSNLAPPIKQLHVVPIENIYSGDGTNRLKNLLDAVSDTTGKEDLLLHLRMSSLQKVASESGYNKIVLGLCTSRIACHVISATVKGQGYSLPADIQYVDSRWEIPIVLPLRDCLVQELNMLCHLDGLKTVELLKGPCSGINGLVSSFVRILQEENPSRECTIVRTAGKLTPFHFNRIPESNDSIIPLATRRRQKRYNLKPNESISSESFCPICNSPLNKSDMQRLSNLGSCQTNSDSFGAACCSSCRFQILPKDPSSIDHFYSLLPQPLVARAKRSSYDNLSLLREQIQDCLLSDSEDES